The Kiritimatiellia bacterium DNA segment ACTCGCTGCAGCGCGACAGGTTCACCGGGCCCGCACCGATGCTGACCGACGACGGTCAGCCCACCGGCGGGGCGCTCGCGGGGGAGCGCTTCCGCGTGATCATCTGCACCGACATCGGCGGCGATGACCCCGACGACATCCAGTCGCTGGTTCACTATCTGGTGCATGCCGATCTGTTTGATACGGAGGGGCTGGTGTCGTCCCCACCGAAAGCAGGCCGCGCGCGGGACATCCATCAAGTGCTGGACGCGTACGAACGGGACCATCCTCGGTTGCGGCGGTATTCCGAGCGGTTTCCGGCGCCAGACGCGTTGCGAGCGCTCGTGAAGCAGGGCGCGACCGATCCCGCGCCCGCGGCGGGTTGGTCAGTCCCGACGGAGGGATCGCGGTGGATCATTGAAAGAGCGCGCGCGCCGGACCCGCGCCCGCTGTGGGTGCTGGTCTGGGGGTGCCTGACCGATGTCGCGCAGGCGCTGCACGACGCGCCGGACATCACCCGAACACTGCGCGTATACGCGATCGGTTCCTGGAACACCCGTCAGGATCCGGCGGCGCGCCAATATGTGGTGCGGTCGCATCCGGACCTCTGGTTGATCGAGACCGACACCACCTTTCGCGGCGCCTACGTGGGCGGGCCGCAGTCGGGCGACTGGAGCAATGCGGGTTTCGTGGAGCGGTACGTGCGAGGACGCGGGGCACTGGGTGAGCTGTACTGGGCCAGCAAGCCGGAGCTCAAGATGGGCGACACGCCGTCGGTGCTGTACTTGTTGCGCGGGCCGCACGAAGATCCGACCGCGGAGCACTGGGGTGGGGCTTTCGTACGGCAGGGTCCCGGGCGCCCGCACTGGGTGGACGACCCCGACCCGGCGCGACGTGAGGCGGCGGGGCGGGTCGAGTATGCGGGGGCGCGTACGGTCAGCCGCTGGCGCGAGGCGTGGCTGCAGGAGTGGCGCCGTCGCATGGGATGGCTGCGCACGCGCTGAAGCAGGTGGTGAGGACGATGCACGGTTTGTGCGCGGCGATGGGTTTGCGCTACGCTGTCGGCGGCACAGGAGAGCGCAAGATGAGCAGGCGGTCCATTCGTGCGGCGGCGATCGCGGTGGTGCTGGCCGCACTATGGCTGGGCGCGGGGTGTGTGACGGCCGGGGGGGCGGCGGGTCGGTTCGAGCGGCTGCTGACGCCGGAACTGTACAGTTTCCGCTATGACGCCGACACGCAGCGGCTGACCGTGGTCACGCGCTCGGGGGACGTGATCGAGCACGAGGGAGTCGCGGCGGAGACGGTGGCCGAGTGGCGCCGGGCGGAGGACCGCGACGCGTTTTACCGGGATCAGATCAAGGCGAAGTGGCCGGGTCGGCCGATGGACCTGTCGGCGCCGGCGTTGCCGGCGCCGTAGCGGGAGCGGTGGAGGGGGACGAGGGCTCGCCGGCGAGGGCGCGCGCGCGCGCGGCGCCCTGCGCCGCGGGCGCGCGCCCGCGAGGTGCCAGCATCTTCAGCAACTGGGCGCGGATCTGCTCGAGCAGTGCGGTTCGCTGGGCGGCATCGAGCCCCGGCACGGGGATTGCGCCGGCCGCCAGGCGGTCGTGTCCGCCGCCGCTGCCGCGCCGGCCGACCACCGCGCGGATGATCGCGCCGCAGCGCGCATTCCGGCGGTTGCTGCGGATCGAGACCAGCAGCGTGTCCTCCCGGAACGCGGTGCAGAACGCATACGACACCCGCTCGAGCCGCGCGAGACGGTCGGCGATCTCCGGCACGATCTCGGGGTTTGGCACCGCGGCGAGGTGGGACCAGGCGGTGTGGCCGTACACGCGCGCGTTCGCGAGCGCCTCGCGCAGCAGCGAAAAGTAATCGGCGGTGAGCGGCGCGTGGCGGATCAGACCGCGCAGACGCAGGCTCGCCCGCGGAAGCAGTGAAAGATAGGCGGCGCGGTCCTCCGGTGCGCCCCCGCGGGTGAAGTCCATCGTTTCGCTTTCGATCGCGTAGACCATGCAGGCGGCCAGCCACGCTGGCGGCTCCACGCCGGCCGCCTCGAGATATTCATGCAGAATCGAAGTGCACGCGCCCAGATGCGGGCGGATATCCGCAAACGGCGGCAGCGGTGCGGCGGGATGGTGCGGGAGGGGATGATGGTCAAACACCGCGATCGGGCGCATCCACGGCGCCAGCGTGACGTTGCCGGAGCCGGGGCGCGCATCCACCAGCAGTACCGGAGCCGGGCGCCGCGGCGGATGCAACGACTCCAGCGGCCAGAGGCGGTGGCGAAAATGCCGCACCATCTCCCGGTTTTCCGCGCGCGCGATCGCGCCGGTGTAGACGATGCGACTGGGCAGGTGCCAGCGCCGTTCCAGCAGCAGATGCAGCGCGCCGGCGGAGGCCAGCGCGTCCGGATCCGGATAGTCGTGCGGCACGATCAGGAGGCGACCGCGGCGCGGCAGACGTCGGTCCAGCAGCGCCAACCGTTCGGCCGCGGTGGGGGGCAACGCTTCGCTCATGGCCGGGCGGGGGTCATGACTCGGGACGTGAGTGCTTGAGCATGCGCGATAGCCGGACGCGCAGATCGGCCTCCGTGCGCTCGGGGAGCGAGAGAATCGCGGCCAGACCGCGCGCCAGATGCGGAATGTAGGTCTCGATGTATTCGCGCTTCCGCCGTGATTCCTCCTCCCGACGGCGGCGACTGAGAAACTGCGCGAGGCGCCGACCACATTCCTGTAGCGCGAACACCGCCTCGCGCAGGATTTCCGGGTAGGCGGCGACCGCGTCCTTGCTTTCGCTGGTGAACGGCACCCAGACGCTCGCGATGTGGAGCAACAGCACCACGGGTCCGACCGGCAGCGCCCCCTTCGGCTGCGCCAGGCCGTAGGTCTTCCAGTTCACGCTGATCACTGCGCGCGTGAGTGCACAGGCTCCGGCCTGGTAGAGCAGCGGCACGCGGTTGGCAAACCGCAGCACCCGCACGGGTTCGTCCGCGGCGCCCTCGGCG contains these protein-coding regions:
- a CDS encoding DUF1593 domain-containing protein, whose amino-acid sequence is MMRTLRLRPGARIMVRRTLAVAAAIGLVGASLGAVPEWFGRPGAVWYDNDDHRDAYADEYILALAHLGELALLGISTSITCGERDADALRTGRVWIAQLARESGLQGVPAPIAGASGPFRTPPSGRIEDTVPLNLEAATALIEHARCATAEQPLVFVAGGALTVAADALIRAPEIASRLIVAGMFGVPEPDANARLDIWAWTIVVSRCRVLAVPRNVAAAAEVPKERLRRELPRGVPLFRWIADKHHPDGAGPAERDVDGAAVIALKRPDYLRAVRRWRPDGVRPDGAVKLVRDDAGPVIELIEADRAVATAEFWRAMLTLRDSLQRDRFTGPAPMLTDDGQPTGGALAGERFRVIICTDIGGDDPDDIQSLVHYLVHADLFDTEGLVSSPPKAGRARDIHQVLDAYERDHPRLRRYSERFPAPDALRALVKQGATDPAPAAGWSVPTEGSRWIIERARAPDPRPLWVLVWGCLTDVAQALHDAPDITRTLRVYAIGSWNTRQDPAARQYVVRSHPDLWLIETDTTFRGAYVGGPQSGDWSNAGFVERYVRGRGALGELYWASKPELKMGDTPSVLYLLRGPHEDPTAEHWGGAFVRQGPGRPHWVDDPDPARREAAGRVEYAGARTVSRWREAWLQEWRRRMGWLRTR
- a CDS encoding KTSC domain-containing protein, which codes for MSRRSIRAAAIAVVLAALWLGAGCVTAGGAAGRFERLLTPELYSFRYDADTQRLTVVTRSGDVIEHEGVAAETVAEWRRAEDRDAFYRDQIKAKWPGRPMDLSAPALPAP
- a CDS encoding DHHA1 domain-containing protein translates to MSEALPPTAAERLALLDRRLPRRGRLLIVPHDYPDPDALASAGALHLLLERRWHLPSRIVYTGAIARAENREMVRHFRHRLWPLESLHPPRRPAPVLLVDARPGSGNVTLAPWMRPIAVFDHHPLPHHPAAPLPPFADIRPHLGACTSILHEYLEAAGVEPPAWLAACMVYAIESETMDFTRGGAPEDRAAYLSLLPRASLRLRGLIRHAPLTADYFSLLREALANARVYGHTAWSHLAAVPNPEIVPEIADRLARLERVSYAFCTAFREDTLLVSIRSNRRNARCGAIIRAVVGRRGSGGGHDRLAAGAIPVPGLDAAQRTALLEQIRAQLLKMLAPRGRAPAAQGAARARALAGEPSSPSTAPATAPATPAPTGPSADPATSP